In Alkalihalobacillus sp. FSL W8-0930, a single window of DNA contains:
- the spoIIIAF gene encoding stage III sporulation protein AF codes for MGLLTGWITGLVLLIMLAIILEMLLPNSSMRGYVKMVISLLILVAMLKPVLSLFTMDSDEWVRNLQVSDPYQTNSIESQINLQKSGLEEVRAAYISEQVADQLVEQAEETMRDTYSLEFASVEVLQETGQGGQEDEEAVEVHAVVRESEEQTEEQTTTREIQTVRVDLSKQPTEEETVDLLPVKKYLSESWEIPESKIMLYLEGGEQVDG; via the coding sequence TTGGGATTGCTGACAGGTTGGATTACAGGACTTGTATTGTTGATTATGCTTGCAATCATCCTTGAGATGCTACTTCCGAATTCATCAATGAGAGGGTACGTTAAGATGGTCATCAGTTTGCTCATCCTGGTTGCGATGCTAAAGCCCGTGCTCTCCTTATTTACAATGGATTCAGATGAATGGGTCCGCAACCTCCAAGTAAGTGACCCTTACCAAACAAATTCAATAGAAAGTCAAATAAATTTGCAGAAAAGTGGGTTAGAAGAGGTACGAGCTGCATATATTTCTGAACAGGTGGCTGACCAACTAGTAGAACAAGCAGAAGAAACAATGCGAGACACCTACTCACTCGAATTTGCAAGTGTAGAAGTATTGCAAGAAACGGGACAGGGAGGTCAGGAAGATGAGGAGGCAGTAGAGGTACATGCGGTTGTTCGAGAATCAGAGGAGCAAACGGAAGAGCAAACGACTACACGTGAGATTCAAACGGTCCGAGTTGACCTCTCCAAACAACCTACCGAAGAAGAAACTGTCGATCTGCTTCCGGTAAAAAAATATCTCTCAGAGAGCTGGGAGATTCCAGAAAGTAAGATCATGCTTTACTTGGAGGGAGGAGAACAGGTCGATGGGTGA
- a CDS encoding YqhV family protein — translation MLKWFVAVEWTLLVMVLLRVLSGLIEITVAGLILRFNSVEKAIFLNGVLALIGPTIFILSIVIGLVGLSDKLSIPKFMLIGTGAACILIGAKM, via the coding sequence ATGTTGAAATGGTTTGTTGCCGTTGAATGGACCCTGCTCGTTATGGTCCTTCTAAGAGTACTTTCAGGATTAATTGAGATCACTGTAGCAGGGCTCATCCTTCGATTTAATAGTGTAGAGAAAGCAATCTTTTTAAATGGCGTTCTCGCATTGATTGGGCCAACTATTTTTATTTTATCGATCGTCATTGGATTAGTTGGTTTATCAGACAAGCTATCCATTCCGAAGTTTATGTTAATAGGTACGGGGGCTGCTTGTATTTTAATTGGTGCGAAGATGTAG
- the accB gene encoding acetyl-CoA carboxylase biotin carboxyl carrier protein: protein MNVQEIKELIEAVNQSDIDELEYEQNGNKLVLKKVKAETVVQAEAYQPVRQVEAQQPVAPKVSDAPQEASQAQPEKKENLHTVTSPMVGTFYSSPSPEDGPYVSAGDDVKEDSIVCIVEAMKLMNEIEADVNGKIVEVLAQNGELVEYGQPLFVVELK from the coding sequence ATGAACGTTCAAGAGATTAAAGAATTAATAGAAGCAGTCAATCAATCGGATATTGATGAATTAGAATATGAGCAAAATGGAAATAAGCTTGTCCTCAAAAAGGTTAAAGCAGAAACGGTGGTACAGGCTGAGGCGTACCAGCCAGTTCGCCAGGTAGAGGCACAACAGCCAGTTGCCCCCAAGGTTAGCGATGCACCTCAAGAGGCTAGTCAAGCGCAGCCTGAAAAGAAAGAGAACCTGCACACTGTAACTTCACCAATGGTAGGAACATTTTATTCATCACCATCACCAGAGGACGGTCCATATGTAAGTGCTGGCGATGATGTGAAAGAAGACTCAATCGTTTGTATCGTTGAAGCAATGAAGCTTATGAATGAAATAGAAGCAGATGTGAATGGCAAAATTGTTGAAGTTCTGGCGCAAAACGGGGAATTAGTTGAATACGGACAACCTCTATTTGTTGTGGAACTGAAATAA
- the efp gene encoding elongation factor P: MISVNDFKTGLTIVVDNGLWQVLDFQHVKPGKGAAFVRSKLRNLRNGNIQEKTFRAGEKVEKAHIENRRMQYLYASGDTHTFMDTESYEQLELQTNQIEHELKFLKENMDVQVISYQAETLGVEVPNTVELEVVETEPGIKGDTASGGTKPATLETGITVQVPFFVNQGDRLLIDTRNTSYMSRA; encoded by the coding sequence ATGATTTCAGTAAATGATTTTAAAACAGGATTAACGATTGTAGTGGATAATGGTCTTTGGCAGGTATTGGATTTCCAACATGTTAAGCCAGGAAAAGGCGCGGCCTTTGTTCGCTCTAAGCTTCGTAATCTTCGAAATGGTAACATTCAAGAAAAAACATTTCGTGCCGGTGAAAAAGTTGAAAAAGCTCACATTGAAAACAGACGTATGCAATATCTTTATGCGAGTGGAGATACGCACACATTCATGGATACAGAATCGTATGAGCAGCTTGAATTACAAACCAATCAAATTGAACATGAACTGAAATTCCTTAAAGAGAATATGGATGTTCAAGTCATCAGCTATCAGGCTGAAACGCTAGGCGTTGAGGTTCCGAACACGGTTGAACTTGAAGTGGTTGAAACAGAGCCTGGTATTAAAGGTGACACGGCTTCAGGTGGTACAAAACCAGCTACACTTGAAACAGGCATCACGGTTCAAGTACCATTCTTCGTAAACCAAGGCGACCGTCTTCTAATTGATACGAGAAATACGTCTTATATGTCAAGAGCGTAA
- the spoIIIAD gene encoding stage III sporulation protein AD, with protein sequence MDIIQIVGIGLIATFLALVVREQKPIFAFLITLFAGVMIFLFVVDELIKIIHLLEGIAKDANVHIMYLQTILKIIGIAYIAEFGAQIAKDAGQASMASKIELAGKILILVLAIPIIKAVIEMILSLLPG encoded by the coding sequence ATGGACATTATTCAAATTGTTGGAATCGGTCTGATCGCAACGTTTTTAGCGCTTGTTGTTCGTGAACAAAAACCGATTTTTGCATTCTTAATTACATTGTTTGCTGGCGTCATGATCTTCTTGTTTGTTGTAGATGAATTAATCAAGATTATCCACCTACTTGAAGGAATAGCAAAAGACGCGAATGTTCACATCATGTACTTGCAAACGATCCTAAAGATTATCGGGATCGCCTACATCGCTGAGTTCGGAGCACAAATTGCAAAGGATGCAGGACAAGCATCAATGGCCTCTAAAATTGAGCTAGCTGGGAAGATCTTAATTCTCGTATTAGCCATTCCTATCATTAAAGCGGTTATTGAAATGATCTTATCGTTGCTACCAGGTTAG
- the spoIIIAC gene encoding stage III sporulation protein AC, which yields MAYDVNTIFQIAGIGIVVAMIHTVLKQMGKEDWAHWVTLIGFVVVLYMVATIVDDLFQKIRGVFLFQG from the coding sequence TTGGCTTATGACGTGAATACCATTTTCCAAATTGCTGGGATCGGTATCGTTGTAGCGATGATTCACACGGTACTCAAACAAATGGGGAAAGAAGACTGGGCCCACTGGGTCACGTTAATTGGATTTGTCGTTGTACTTTATATGGTAGCGACTATTGTTGATGATTTGTTTCAAAAAATTAGAGGTGTATTCCTCTTTCAAGGATAG
- a CDS encoding Asp23/Gls24 family envelope stress response protein, producing the protein MEDNQILELEEKKSGLGKVEISPEVIEVIAGIAAQEVEGIATLRGSFATDVAERLGRKNHGKGVKVDLDESGIIVDVSVVIVYGASVPEVANLVQMNIKQTLLTMTAIQLEAINVHVVGVQFESTEPAKDE; encoded by the coding sequence ATGGAAGATAATCAAATTTTGGAACTAGAGGAAAAAAAGTCTGGCCTAGGAAAAGTTGAGATTTCTCCTGAAGTCATTGAAGTGATTGCAGGGATTGCAGCTCAAGAGGTCGAAGGAATTGCAACCTTACGTGGTAGTTTTGCCACTGATGTAGCTGAACGTTTAGGACGCAAGAATCATGGCAAGGGTGTAAAAGTTGATCTGGATGAAAGTGGCATTATTGTAGATGTCTCTGTTGTGATTGTCTATGGAGCTTCTGTTCCTGAGGTGGCCAATCTTGTTCAGATGAATATTAAGCAAACCTTACTTACGATGACTGCTATTCAGCTTGAGGCGATTAATGTCCATGTTGTTGGGGTGCAATTTGAATCAACAGAACCAGCAAAAGACGAATAA
- the spoIIIAA gene encoding stage III sporulation protein AA, producing the protein MEEILAVLPPAIRERLTKLPNDMIKSMEEIRVRVLRPLEVISAGTPMYPSELGEEEWIVQPSDAQFILNQLSQYSMYAFEEELKRGFITIKGGHRVGLAGKVTLEKGEVKTIRDISSFNIRVARQTIGSANSLVPSLYEGGWKNSLLIGPPQSGKTTLLRDLARIISTGVASAGIRPLKIGIVDERSEIAASIKGVPQHQLGRRVDVLDGCPKAEGMMMMIRSMSPDVLIVDEIGRPEDCLAVQEAIHAGVRVISTAHGSSLEEVASRPALRALFAEKAFDKCVELTRGKKPGQIRRVKSLNHIRTVKGL; encoded by the coding sequence ATGGAAGAGATCTTAGCTGTGTTGCCACCTGCCATTCGCGAACGACTGACGAAACTTCCGAATGACATGATTAAAAGTATGGAGGAGATTCGGGTACGTGTCCTGAGACCTCTCGAAGTGATTTCGGCGGGAACGCCCATGTATCCAAGTGAACTTGGTGAAGAGGAATGGATTGTGCAACCAAGTGATGCGCAATTTATTTTAAACCAGTTAAGTCAGTACTCCATGTATGCCTTTGAGGAAGAGTTGAAGCGAGGGTTTATCACAATAAAGGGAGGACATCGAGTAGGGCTCGCAGGTAAGGTAACACTCGAAAAAGGCGAAGTGAAAACGATCAGAGATATTAGTTCCTTTAACATTCGGGTTGCTAGACAAACCATTGGCTCTGCTAACTCACTTGTGCCAAGCCTTTATGAAGGTGGATGGAAGAATAGCTTACTAATTGGTCCGCCTCAAAGTGGTAAAACCACATTACTTAGAGACTTAGCCCGCATTATTAGCACGGGGGTTGCTTCAGCTGGTATCCGGCCATTAAAGATTGGAATTGTTGATGAACGCTCAGAGATTGCAGCAAGTATAAAGGGCGTTCCGCAGCACCAGCTTGGACGCAGGGTAGATGTGCTAGATGGGTGTCCAAAGGCAGAAGGAATGATGATGATGATTCGTTCCATGAGTCCGGATGTCTTAATTGTTGATGAAATCGGTCGTCCTGAAGACTGTTTAGCCGTTCAAGAAGCGATCCACGCGGGTGTAAGAGTGATCTCAACCGCACACGGGTCTTCGCTTGAAGAAGTGGCTTCAAGACCGGCCTTGCGAGCGTTATTTGCAGAAAAAGCCTTCGATAAATGTGTAGAGCTTACTCGCGGAAAAAAACCAGGACAAATCCGACGAGTGAAAAGCTTAAATCACATTCGTACGGTGAAAGGGCTATGA
- the aroD gene encoding type I 3-dehydroquinate dehydratase, producing the protein MCAKKVKVNHVTFGAGHKAAICCSLVGATKAQLVDEIKLIQLKKPDVIEWRADFLTELDDPNAVLDVLKSLHEITGETPLLFTIRSDQEGGQPVSLTTFEQKELIQHVLKSGLIQMIDFEVASPFAEDEDLKTLCKDFKIKWIGSTHDFEKTPTREQMLTYLKRGEALGADLVKLAVMPHSREDVLSLFTLTNEATEALTVPVITIAMGSMGVSTRLVGDQFGSVMTFAVGHQASAPGQAPLELIRDIQAYTE; encoded by the coding sequence TTGTGTGCGAAGAAAGTAAAAGTAAATCATGTAACATTTGGAGCGGGGCACAAAGCTGCAATCTGTTGCTCGTTGGTTGGTGCAACGAAGGCTCAATTAGTAGATGAGATAAAGCTTATCCAACTAAAAAAGCCAGATGTCATTGAATGGAGAGCGGACTTTTTAACCGAGCTAGACGATCCGAACGCGGTACTAGACGTCCTAAAATCATTACATGAGATAACAGGAGAGACTCCTTTGCTGTTCACCATCCGCTCAGATCAGGAGGGTGGGCAACCTGTCTCATTAACCACGTTTGAACAAAAAGAATTGATTCAACATGTACTTAAGAGTGGACTAATTCAAATGATCGACTTTGAAGTTGCTTCTCCATTTGCAGAGGATGAAGATTTAAAAACACTTTGCAAAGATTTTAAGATTAAATGGATCGGATCAACACATGACTTTGAGAAAACCCCAACTCGTGAACAGATGCTTACATACCTTAAAAGGGGAGAGGCTCTTGGAGCAGATCTAGTGAAACTGGCTGTGATGCCTCATTCAAGAGAAGATGTGCTCTCCTTATTCACATTGACGAATGAAGCAACGGAAGCACTTACTGTGCCCGTTATCACCATTGCGATGGGCAGTATGGGGGTCTCTACTCGATTAGTAGGTGATCAATTCGGGTCAGTCATGACTTTCGCTGTTGGTCATCAAGCTTCTGCTCCTGGTCAAGCTCCCTTAGAACTTATTAGAGACATTCAAGCGTATACCGAATAA
- a CDS encoding SpoIIIAH-like family protein, whose product MALKKQTVWLLTMLSLIIVLSVYYVSSGNTNLALTDEEPKTEENAATDDENQIEVQVTQDGDVEGILEVTGEDNVANYFTEARMQLEVSRAKQAEQYMEKSAAPDATAEEKVEARDKSMAILNLTQSEETLESLVKAKGYDHVLVVSEDSKVQIMVDADELTSAEANDIILLAKEQLGQANNVSVTHNTGGSN is encoded by the coding sequence ATGGCTCTTAAAAAACAAACAGTTTGGCTTTTAACAATGTTAAGTTTGATTATTGTTCTTTCCGTTTATTATGTATCTTCAGGTAATACAAATTTAGCTCTAACGGACGAAGAACCTAAGACTGAGGAAAATGCAGCAACAGATGATGAGAACCAAATTGAAGTACAGGTCACTCAAGACGGTGATGTAGAAGGAATTCTTGAAGTAACTGGTGAAGATAATGTGGCTAATTACTTTACTGAAGCACGCATGCAACTAGAAGTATCACGTGCAAAGCAAGCAGAGCAGTACATGGAAAAATCTGCTGCTCCAGATGCAACGGCTGAAGAAAAAGTTGAAGCTCGAGATAAGAGCATGGCTATTTTAAACCTAACTCAAAGTGAAGAAACGCTTGAGTCACTAGTTAAAGCAAAAGGCTATGATCATGTGCTTGTAGTAAGTGAGGATTCAAAAGTTCAAATTATGGTTGACGCAGATGAGTTAACATCAGCAGAAGCAAACGATATTATCCTGCTAGCCAAAGAACAGCTTGGTCAAGCAAATAACGTTTCAGTTACCCATAATACAGGCGGAAGTAATTAA
- the spoIIIAB gene encoding stage III sporulation protein SpoIIIAB yields the protein MKWLGAILIIVTCTWIGFELAKRISNRPKQLRQLKVGIQALEAEMVYGLTPLAEASLRLSKQLGYPVNLLFERFAHKLELKGESAHVAWEQSLEETWTLTSLLKSEREILRQFGQTLGQHDRDQQQKQIKLTMVHLEREEAEARDNQIRYEKMVKSLGFLFGLLIVILMI from the coding sequence ATGAAATGGCTGGGGGCTATCCTCATTATTGTGACATGTACATGGATTGGGTTTGAACTTGCAAAACGAATTAGTAACAGACCTAAACAGTTAAGGCAGCTGAAAGTTGGCATTCAGGCACTTGAAGCTGAGATGGTATATGGACTTACGCCACTTGCTGAGGCGAGTCTCAGACTGTCGAAGCAGCTGGGTTACCCAGTGAATCTGTTATTTGAACGCTTTGCCCATAAGCTTGAATTAAAGGGAGAATCAGCCCATGTAGCGTGGGAGCAGAGCTTAGAAGAAACGTGGACGTTAACAAGCTTATTAAAAAGTGAGCGTGAAATCTTACGCCAATTTGGTCAAACACTAGGTCAGCATGACCGGGATCAGCAACAAAAACAAATTAAATTAACCATGGTTCATCTTGAGCGCGAAGAGGCTGAAGCGAGGGACAATCAGATTCGGTACGAAAAAATGGTGAAAAGCCTTGGTTTTCTATTTGGTCTGCTGATTGTCATTCTGATGATTTAG
- the nusB gene encoding transcription antitermination factor NusB, whose amino-acid sequence MNRRVARLRAAQALYQIDVTKTEPDQAMESVLNDDEQPSEFFHQLVHGTLEHKEQLDGWISSNLQGYTIERMGHVDRAIARMALFEMKYIDDIPANVTFNEAIELSKAFGGEEAGRFMNGVLSNSVDMMNSELNE is encoded by the coding sequence ATGAATCGACGGGTAGCAAGACTGAGAGCTGCACAAGCTCTATACCAAATTGATGTAACAAAAACAGAACCAGACCAAGCGATGGAAAGTGTACTAAATGATGATGAACAGCCTAGCGAATTCTTTCATCAGCTTGTGCATGGCACGTTAGAACATAAAGAACAACTGGACGGATGGATTTCAAGTAATCTTCAAGGATATACCATTGAGCGAATGGGTCATGTTGACAGAGCTATTGCACGCATGGCACTGTTTGAAATGAAATATATAGACGACATCCCAGCGAATGTAACATTTAACGAGGCCATTGAACTGTCAAAGGCTTTTGGCGGGGAAGAAGCCGGTCGATTTATGAATGGAGTTTTATCAAACTCAGTTGATATGATGAATAGCGAATTAAACGAGTAA
- the accC gene encoding acetyl-CoA carboxylase biotin carboxylase subunit: MIKKILIANRGEIAVRIIRACQELGIETVAVYSEADVDALHVKLADQAFCIGPTASGQSYLNFTNIMSVATLTESDAIHPGYGFLAENADFAEICAACNITFIGPSPSAINQMGTKDVARETMKRAGVPVVPGSNGIIQSPEAGLEVAEEIGYPVIIKATAGGGGKGIRVARNPEELRKGINITQQEAATAFGNPGVYLEKFIEDFRHVEIQVMADTLGNTVHLGERDCSIQRRLQKLVEETPSPALTPEKRAEMGQAAVAAAQAVEYVGAGTVEFIYDHNDGTFFFMEMNTRIQVEHPVTEMVTGIDLIKEQIRVANGQPLSFSQEDVTFQGVAIECRINAENPSKNFMPSPGLITQYLVPGGFGVRIDSAAYQGYKITPFYDSMIAKVIVHAPTRIEAVERMKRALQEFDIEGVDTTIPFHLRLFDHEVFRSGEFNTKFIEQYEVMPSEKEKQ; encoded by the coding sequence ATGATAAAAAAAATACTAATTGCTAATCGCGGAGAAATTGCGGTTCGAATTATTCGAGCGTGCCAAGAGCTTGGAATTGAGACGGTAGCCGTTTATTCTGAAGCTGATGTTGATGCATTACATGTAAAGCTTGCTGATCAAGCATTTTGTATTGGACCAACAGCTTCTGGTCAAAGCTACTTAAACTTTACAAATATCATGAGCGTAGCCACATTAACAGAGTCAGATGCGATTCACCCAGGATATGGGTTTTTAGCTGAGAACGCTGACTTTGCTGAAATTTGTGCAGCGTGTAATATTACGTTCATCGGACCTAGTCCTTCTGCTATTAATCAAATGGGTACAAAAGACGTGGCTCGTGAAACAATGAAAAGAGCTGGCGTTCCAGTTGTACCAGGCTCAAATGGGATTATTCAAAGCCCTGAAGCTGGCCTTGAGGTTGCTGAAGAAATTGGGTATCCAGTTATCATTAAAGCAACAGCCGGTGGTGGCGGAAAAGGAATTCGTGTAGCAAGAAATCCTGAAGAGCTCCGTAAGGGGATTAATATTACGCAACAAGAGGCAGCAACAGCCTTTGGAAATCCAGGAGTATATCTTGAGAAATTTATTGAAGATTTCCGTCATGTTGAAATTCAAGTGATGGCTGATACGTTAGGTAACACGGTTCATTTAGGTGAGCGTGACTGTTCCATTCAACGTCGTCTTCAGAAGCTTGTAGAAGAAACACCATCTCCAGCTTTAACTCCTGAAAAGCGTGCCGAAATGGGGCAAGCTGCTGTTGCAGCTGCACAGGCTGTTGAATATGTTGGAGCTGGTACGGTAGAATTTATCTATGACCATAACGATGGAACTTTTTTCTTTATGGAAATGAATACTCGTATTCAAGTTGAGCATCCAGTAACTGAAATGGTAACGGGAATTGATCTAATTAAAGAACAAATTCGCGTAGCTAATGGACAGCCGCTTTCATTTTCACAAGAAGATGTAACATTCCAGGGTGTAGCAATTGAGTGTCGAATTAATGCTGAGAACCCTTCAAAGAACTTTATGCCATCTCCAGGATTAATTACGCAATATTTAGTTCCAGGAGGCTTTGGTGTACGAATTGATTCAGCTGCATATCAAGGCTATAAGATTACGCCTTTTTATGACTCCATGATCGCTAAAGTAATCGTGCATGCGCCAACTCGTATTGAAGCGGTTGAACGTATGAAGCGTGCACTCCAAGAATTTGATATTGAAGGAGTGGATACGACCATTCCGTTCCACCTTCGATTATTTGATCATGAAGTTTTCCGCTCTGGAGAATTTAACACAAAATTCATTGAGCAATATGAAGTAATGCCATCCGAAAAAGAAAAACAATAA
- the spoIIIAG gene encoding stage III sporulation protein AG yields the protein MGEEHPKGFGWLKKLGSQEQGKKKNYKYILVLGVVGILLMVANQVFQGAPPEQSQSVMPTFQSKEDEGEGGDVEVFKQDSTEPVSMTDYEDRYENQLRETLEEIVGLSEVSVMINLAETEKQVYEKNSSSKNQQTSETDREGGTREVTDQTIDEQTVIVRSGDKEEPLLIQTEKPDIKGVLVVAEGVENVQVKAWVVEAVSRVLDVPAHRISVMPKKTKEE from the coding sequence ATGGGTGAAGAGCATCCTAAAGGCTTCGGGTGGTTAAAGAAACTTGGAAGCCAGGAGCAAGGCAAAAAGAAAAACTATAAATACATCTTGGTCTTAGGTGTTGTTGGGATTCTGTTAATGGTTGCAAACCAAGTCTTTCAAGGAGCGCCACCAGAACAAAGTCAATCCGTTATGCCTACTTTTCAATCCAAGGAAGACGAGGGAGAAGGTGGAGATGTTGAAGTCTTTAAACAAGACTCAACAGAACCAGTCAGCATGACGGACTATGAGGACCGCTACGAGAATCAGTTAAGAGAAACGCTAGAAGAAATTGTTGGCCTAAGTGAGGTATCAGTCATGATCAACCTTGCTGAAACGGAAAAACAAGTCTATGAAAAAAATTCGAGTTCTAAAAACCAGCAAACAAGTGAAACAGACCGTGAAGGTGGAACGCGCGAAGTAACCGATCAAACCATTGATGAACAGACGGTCATTGTTCGTAGCGGCGACAAAGAAGAGCCGTTACTTATTCAAACAGAGAAACCGGACATCAAGGGTGTGCTAGTGGTAGCTGAGGGAGTAGAAAATGTACAAGTTAAAGCTTGGGTGGTTGAAGCCGTAAGCAGAGTACTAGATGTACCTGCCCATCGTATTTCAGTAATGCCTAAGAAAACTAAGGAGGAATAA
- the spoIIIAE gene encoding stage III sporulation protein AE — protein MVQAVDEVNPPDEDSLTEDQTFIDRQIERLQLDEIQQYWEQVSTEYGGFLPESQKGSFREFITGEKQFQIKEWGMGLVKFLLHELIVNSKLLGMLILLTLFSQIMQTIQNAFESQNVSKAAYGVTYLVLMILAINSFHVAITYATDAINSMIHFMIALLPLLLALMASMGSIASSALFHPLIIFLVNTSGILVNQFVLPLLFFSAVLGMVSTLSDHYKVSKLADFFRNIAVGLLGIFMTVFLGVISVQGASTAATDGLTIRTAKFIAGNFIPVVGKMFTDATDTVMSASVLLKNTVGVTGLGILFMICVFPLLKVLSLGIIFNLSAAILQPLGGGPIIECLSIIGKAVMYVFAALALVSLMFFLAVTLMVAASNLSFMMR, from the coding sequence ATGGTACAAGCTGTAGATGAAGTGAACCCGCCAGATGAAGACAGTCTTACAGAAGACCAAACTTTTATAGATAGACAAATAGAACGTCTTCAGTTAGACGAGATTCAACAATACTGGGAGCAGGTTTCCACAGAGTACGGTGGATTTTTACCAGAAAGCCAAAAGGGTTCTTTTAGAGAATTTATTACAGGAGAGAAACAGTTTCAGATTAAGGAATGGGGAATGGGACTTGTGAAGTTTTTACTTCATGAGCTCATCGTAAATAGTAAGCTACTTGGAATGTTGATTTTGTTGACGTTGTTTAGTCAAATCATGCAAACCATCCAGAATGCTTTTGAAAGTCAAAATGTAAGCAAAGCGGCTTACGGGGTCACATACCTTGTACTGATGATCCTGGCTATTAATAGCTTTCATGTAGCGATCACGTACGCAACCGATGCCATTAACAGTATGATTCACTTTATGATTGCATTACTCCCGTTACTTTTAGCCTTAATGGCTTCGATGGGAAGCATTGCTTCGTCAGCTTTGTTTCATCCACTGATTATTTTTCTAGTAAATACAAGTGGAATTTTAGTGAATCAGTTTGTGCTCCCTCTACTTTTTTTCTCGGCTGTACTCGGTATGGTCAGCACATTGAGTGATCATTATAAAGTTTCGAAACTGGCTGATTTCTTTCGTAATATTGCTGTTGGGTTGTTAGGCATTTTCATGACTGTATTTTTAGGAGTGATTTCCGTTCAAGGCGCTTCTACTGCAGCAACGGATGGCTTAACGATTCGTACCGCAAAGTTTATAGCGGGGAACTTTATACCAGTTGTAGGGAAGATGTTTACCGACGCTACAGATACTGTCATGAGTGCATCGGTGCTTCTAAAAAACACAGTAGGAGTAACTGGCCTTGGGATTTTATTCATGATCTGTGTGTTCCCATTACTAAAGGTTCTATCACTCGGGATTATCTTTAATCTATCAGCTGCTATTTTGCAACCACTTGGAGGCGGACCAATTATAGAATGCCTATCTATTATTGGGAAAGCAGTGATGTATGTATTCGCTGCCTTGGCGCTTGTAAGCTTGATGTTTTTCTTAGCTGTCACACTGATGGTTGCAGCAAGTAATCTTTCGTTTATGATGCGTTAG
- a CDS encoding shikimate kinase, translating into MSNVERNIVLIGFMGAGKTTVGKELSRLLDLRFVDLDQAIEEEANQSIQSIFKTEGETGFRRRERALFHTLSKQTNMIFSLGGGAFLQEDIQHACLRDSLVIFLDIDFSIWAERIPLLQKDRPLLQEKSLEDMKELYTSRKQSYSKAHLIIQTGRLTPPQTAEKIAKTIHHAKA; encoded by the coding sequence ATGAGTAATGTAGAGAGAAATATTGTTCTCATAGGATTTATGGGGGCTGGTAAAACCACGGTCGGTAAGGAGCTTTCGCGACTTCTTGATTTGCGCTTTGTCGATTTGGATCAAGCCATTGAAGAAGAAGCAAATCAAAGTATCCAATCAATTTTTAAGACAGAAGGAGAAACAGGCTTCCGCAGGCGGGAGCGGGCACTGTTTCATACGCTCTCAAAGCAAACTAACATGATTTTTTCACTCGGAGGAGGGGCATTCTTACAGGAAGACATTCAACATGCCTGCTTACGTGACAGTTTAGTCATCTTCCTTGATATTGACTTTTCTATTTGGGCGGAACGAATTCCGTTGTTACAAAAGGATCGACCACTTCTTCAAGAAAAATCGCTTGAAGACATGAAGGAACTATACACATCAAGAAAACAATCGTACTCAAAAGCACATCTTATTATCCAAACAGGACGGCTAACCCCTCCTCAAACCGCAGAAAAAATAGCAAAAACCATCCATCATGCGAAAGCATAA